Below is a genomic region from Cellulomonas sp. P24.
GCGGCGTGCGGATGTACCTCGACTACTGCGCCGACGTCGGATGCCCGGCCGTGCTGACCAAGGCGAACGCGCAAGGATTCATGGCCCATCTGCTCGACGAGGGCCGTGAGGCGACCACCGTCCGCGCGCGCCAGCTCGCCCTACAGCGGTTCGCCGCGTACCTGCTCGACGAGGGCGAGATCCCGGCCGACCCGCTCGCGGGCCTACGCGCCCCGAAGATCGACACGAAGATCGTCCAGCCGCTGACCGAGCCACAGCTCCGTGATTTGCTCGCAGCGTGCAAGGGATCGACGTTCGCCGACCTCCGCGACCAGGCGCTCGTGCGGTTCATGGTTGAGACCGGCGCGCGCGCGGGTGAGGTCGTGGCGATCGAGCTCGCAGACGTCGACCTCCTGGCGGGCATGGCGGTCATCCGGCGAGGCAAGGGCGGCAAGGGCAGGGTCGTCCCGTTCGGCCCACAGACGGCCCGCGCGCTCGACAAGTACATCCGCAAGGCCAGACGCTCCCACCCGCTCGCCGACACCCCCGCGCTGTGGCTCGGCGGGCAGTCCAAGACGTTCGGGTACGACGCTCTGTTCAAGGGCCTGCGCGCACGTG
It encodes:
- a CDS encoding tyrosine-type recombinase/integrase, coding for MPPPSPTPDLRDLLPSWVLSMRAERKSPATIEQYTRGVRMYLDYCADVGCPAVLTKANAQGFMAHLLDEGREATTVRARQLALQRFAAYLLDEGEIPADPLAGLRAPKIDTKIVQPLTEPQLRDLLAACKGSTFADLRDQALVRFMVETGARAGEVVAIELADVDLLAGMAVIRRGKGGKGRVVPFGPQTARALDKYIRKARRSHPLADTPALWLGGQSKTFGYDALFKGLRARAAAAGITGFHPHLLRHTAAHRWLAAGGSEGGLMAVAGWSKPDMLMRYSRARASERAATEARDLNLGDI